Within Limisalsivibrio acetivorans, the genomic segment AGCACAATAATACAATCGCTCCTGCGCAGAATGGCGGACAGGAAGGTTAGCCTCACAAAGGAGAACCTCCACGAGTTTCTCTATGACGACACAGCCTTCCGCAACCTTATAGATGAGATACCATGCGCTACGGACTTCGGTAATAAAACCGAGATCCTCGAATATCTGGCTCCCCTGAAAGGTTACGTCCATGAACAGGATATTAACCGCGTAGAGAAGATGCTTTTCGACAAGCAGACACCCTTTGACGAGGTTGTTGTCGAGCTCCTGAACCTGCTTAGCAGACATATTTTCAAAACCGGCGACAGAATGAACAAGCTTAATGTCATTATGGAAAAGCTCTTCACAAAGCTACTCTCAACACAAGATAAAATGACTATCAGCCTCGCAGATAATATCCGGTTCGTTGAAAACGATATAAGCAGCGACAGAGTCATCCTCGGCGAGGCCAAGGATATCGAAAACCTCCTTGATACCGATGAAGGCTTCGACAGCATCAAGGAATCCTTCGACAAGTTCCTTAAAACCTATGACAGCAAGGTAGACACAAAACAGGAGCATTTTGAGGGTTTGAATAAGGACCTCAACGACATTGAATCGGAGCTTGAGGCGTACAAGCACGAAGTGGACAAGCTCAAAAATCACCTCCAGAAATACCGCACAGAATCGATTACCGACCATCTCACTGGGCTGTTTAACAGGAAGTACCTTGAGATTAAGCTGAGCGAAGAAGCGGAACGCTTCGGGCGTCACGGTGAGCCCTTCTGCATGGTTATGCTCGATATCGATGACTTCAAGCATATTAATGACACCTACGGTCACCTCATCGGGGACCAGGTGCTTAAGCATATTGCCCGAATCGTTAAGGAATCCGTGCGCAAGACCGATTTCGCATTCCGCTACGGAGGCGAAGAGTTCACCTTCATGCTGCTGAACGCAAACCTTGAGAACTCATGCAAGATAGCCGAGCAGATCAGAGAGAAGGTTGAATCCACAAACTTCGCAATAAAGGACAACAGCTTCAACGTTACCGTAACCATGGGGGTTGCTCAATACCAGAAGGATGAAGAACCTGAGTCCGTTCTGGACAGGGCGGACAAAAACCTCTATGCGGGGAAGCAGAGCGGTAAAAACAAAGTAATCGGCTAAGGGGGCTGGTCTCGGGGGCTGGGCAGGGATACCTCAGTGGTTGAATGAGGCGCAACGCACGCTGGTTGGGCTGTACGTGATAACTCAGAATATGTGGGCTGACCACGAGGGATATATGCAGTGCCGACCTCGTTTACTGACCACAGCTGAGATTGCAAGCTAGCCAAGAAGACTACTCTCTAGGGATGCATGCGAATTGAGACACGTGACTGACAACGACTATACCAGTCTGACCACGAGGGATATATGCAGTGCCGACCTCGTTTACTGAAGGGGCAGGCCGCTCTTCCTACAGAGAATACTCAGCGGATTACCATACCGTCCCTGGAACAGATTACTGAGGAAAACTCCCTCTTTGCCCTGATATTCATTTCATCCAAAAGAACATCGTCATAGTCCGGATTATGGTGGTACAGTATCAGATTCTCAACCTTCGCTCTCTTTGCAAACTCCGCACCCTGGACATAGGTGGAGTGCCCCCACCCCTCCTTGGGAATACCGTCACGGTTTCCTTCGTAGTCCTCCGGCAGGTATGTGGTATCAAAGATAAAGTTGTTGCACTTGTATGCAAACTCCACAAGGAAGTCGTCCACGTCCGTTCCGTGCTCATAGTCCGTGGCGAAGAGAGTAACCCTTTCACCATCATCTATCTTGTACATGAGGCTCCCGTTAGGATGATTCCCCTCGGCGCTTGTTATCTTAACATTGCCGAACTGGAAGCAGTGCCCTCCCCTGATAAGGTTTATGCGTATGGTCGCCTTTAGCATAGACCGGGGAATGGGAAAAAACGGCGGATTAAACAGCACCTTCAGAAAGTCCTTGCTGTGAAGGGTGCTTTTATCCTCTAAATACAAAAAGATCGTCTTGTTCTCGTTATAGAAAGGGGTGAAGATCGGAAGTCCGGCTATATGATCCCAATGAAGATGGGTTAGAAATATATGATACTCTTTGAAATTCTGATGAGTGTTAAGCTGGAAAAGGCCAGTGCCGCCATCTATGACAATACAGCGGTCATCCCCCACAGGAGCTGTGAGGCAGGGTGTGTTGCCGCCATACTTTACGTATCTGCTGCCGGAAACCGGGAGTGTGCCCCTTGTTCCGAGAAAACGAATCATTAGAACCTCTTAATGAGCTCCACCCTTGTGCCGGATGAGTTGTAGTTCACCTCATCGAAGTACATTCTCGTTATGAGGATCCCTCTGCCGTGGAGTTTCAACAGACCCTCCTGCATGGTGGGATCGGGGATTGTGTCCACATCAAAACCGCCCCCCTCGTCCTCAAGGGATATTCTGACACCTTCGGAGCTGATACTGTAGGTAAAAATCACCTTCCTGCCGGAAATTGTTTTATCCGACAGCCTCTCGTTTATAAGCTCGTAGTATGTACCCTCCTCGGTGGCATTCAACTTGTCATCACCGGATATGTTCAGGTTACCGTGCTCAATGGAGTTTGTAAGCATCTCCGCAAGCCCTATCCTGATCTTTTCAAGCGACTGAAAATCGAGGAAGTACACAAACTCCTTCGTCAATATATAAACGATGCGCTCTACATTAAATATATCATTGCTTATATGAAAAACCTTGTCCATATGAACAGGCCGGACCGAAGGCAGGCAGTTTTCAAGTACACCGCCATGGCACACAGCATCCACAAGGTAGCGGAGCTGGATATGGTCAAAACTCCCGTCCACAACCATCAGATCGTCAAGCTTTGAGTTCTCTTCAGAGGCGATATAACAAACCGGTGTATCACGCAGACTGCTGTCCTTTGTTTTATCAAGTTCATCAGTAATAAATACAACTATAGAAACATCGTACTCAAAGGAGCTGCCCATATAGTCCACAAGCTCGAAACGCTCCTCTTCGCAAAAATCCCTCAGCCTCTCCAAGAAGTTGCTATTATTAATAAAACATGCTATCTTCTTCATAGATGGAGTATAGCATAGTTTTCTTAGAAATAAATAAAAATTAATTTCAAAGCAATGGAGTTTGTTTTTGATAAGCAGAACAATTTTCAGGGATTACGACATCCGGGGGAAGGTTCCCGGGGATCTTTCCCCGGAGGACGCAGTTCTTATCGCAAACGCCTTCGCCCATAAGCTGAGAGAGGAGTTCGGAGGGCGCAAGTGTACCCTTGCCGTGGGTATGGATGTACGACCAACATCACCCGAACTGCGTGACAGTGCCGTAAAAGGTATACTGGACGCCGGCTGCGATGCCCTTAAACTCGGCGTATGCCCCTCCCCACTTACCTACTTCGCTGCCCATTACCATAAACTCGACGGCTACATCATGATAACCGGAAGCCACAACCCCCCTGAATACAACGGCATAAAGCTGGGAAGCGTAAATACAGTTTATCATACAGACGCAATACTAAACCTGAGAAACGATATTATCACACTCGGCCACCGCAAGGAAAGATTCACCGGAACCCAGAAAAGCATCGACATAACAAAGGACTACGCCGACTGGTGCGAGGAACACTTCCGTAAGCTCCAATCAGACATATCCAAGCTGAGCCGAAAACCGAAGGTTGTTCTCGATGCAGGGAACGGAGCCGCCTCAAGGATAGCCCCGGAGGTATTCAGGAGAACCGGCTGTGACGTTGTACCCCTATACTGCGAGGAGGACGGCACATTCCCTAACCACCACCCAGACCCCACAGTGGACGAGAATCTGGCAGATGCCGTTAAAATCATGGACAAAGAAGATGCCGACTTCGTCGCCGCCTATGATGGCGATGCGGATCGCATAGTTATCGCCCTCCCCGGCGGCAAAGTTATAAGGGGTGACATTCTTCTTGGTATCTTCGCAAGGGATCTCCTCAGGAAGGAACCCGGCTCTGCTGTTGTTGGAGATGTAAAAGCCTCCGATGCCCTATATGATATGATAGCAGACTGCGGAGGCAGGGGGATCATGTGGAAATCGGGGCATTCGATGATAAAGGTGAAGATGGGTGAGGAGAAGGCACTGTTAGCCGGCGAGACCAGCGCCCATATATTCTTCGGCGACAGGTATTTCGGATTCGATGACGCCGTCTATGCATCCCTGCGATTTCTGGAGATCTACGTAAACGCCCTCAGCTCCGGCGAAGTGTCTGATGCCTCTGGACTTCTGGAGGGCTTAACAAAATATGTCAACACTCCTGAACTACGCCTCGAGTGTGGTGAAGAGGAGAAGGTTGAGATCACCGAAAAGCTGAAGCGGGTCTTCACAGATGAAAGCTTTCAGGAATGGAACGGCATTCGTGAGGTAAACTGTGTGGACGGTATCCGTGTACGCTTCGAAAGGGGCTGGGGGCTTGTTCGACCAAGCAACACCCAGGCGGTTATCGTCTTCCGTTTCGAAGCACTGGACGAAGAAAGCCTCAATAACTATATTGCCCTCTTTGAGAAAGAAGCGGAGCGCAGGATTGTATAAGAGAGAAGAAACAAAACAGATAAATGTGGGCGGAGTAGCCGTTGGCGGAGGCGCACCCGTCAGTATCCAGTCTATGACCAACACCGACACAAGGGATGCCGAAGCTACCTTAAAACAGATACACGCCCTTGAGGATGCGGGATGCGAGATTATACGTGTGGCCGTGCCGGATATGGAGGCTGCCGGCCGTATACGCACCATAAGGGACAATATAGCTATCCCCCTCATCGCGGACATTCATTTCGATCATAAACTCGCCCTGACCTCCGTCGAGAACGGGGCGGACTGCATACGGATAAACCCCGGCAATATTGGAAGCGAAGAGAAGGTTGTGCGTGTTCTTGACGCATGCAGAGCAAACGGAAGCTCCATTCGCATCGGCGTAAACTCCGGCTCGGTGGAGAAGGAGCTTGTAAAGCAGTACGGCGTGTGCGCAGAATCCCTAGTTATATCTGCATCTAGGCATGTAGAGCTTTTCGAGAAACACGGTTTCACAGATTTCAAGGTCTCTCTGAAAGGGAGTAACGTCCCCCTCAGTATTGAGGCGTACAGGCAGTTTGCCGAACAATACCCCTACCCTCTGCACATTGGGATAACCGAGGCCGGAACACTCTTTTCAGGGACAGTTAAATCATCCGCAGGCATCGGCGCCATCCTATCCCTAGGTATTGGGGATACCCTGCGTGTTTCCCTCACCGGGGATCCGGTTCAGGAGGTCCGTGTGGGATGGGAGATTCTCAAGAGTATGGGACTTCGCAGAAGGGGCCCTGAGGTGATTTCGTGCCCCACCTGCGGACGTGCTGAGATAGACCTCATAACCCTTGCAGAGAACGTGCAGGAGAGTCTTAAAGAGTTCAGAGACTACTTCACCGTTGCCGTTATGGGTTGCCCAGTAAACGGGCCCGGCGAGGCGAAGGAAGCGGACTACGGCATAGCAGGAGGCAAAGGGCAGGGACTCCTCTTCAAGAAAGGAAATATCATAAGTAAGGTTCCCGAAGGGAGGCTTCTGGAGTCTCTGACCGATATGTTAAAAGCTGAAGGCCTCAGCTGAAAGTATTCACCGTCAACAATTATATATTTATCGGAATATAAGTATTGTCTGACATTGTTTTGCAATTTTTCTCTGGCATCGCTTGATTAATAATGATACTCTGCCCAATTCATTAGCTCATATTATGACAACCTCAGGAGTGTTTCTGTACCTATGAAAAGCATCAGGCATTACGTAATCGCTGCATCCATTCTGACAAGTCTTCTAATGTTTGCAGGTGTTTACGGTCTTGCCGCAGCCCTTTATAACCGTATGCTCGTAAACTATGCCGAGGAAACCTCAAATATCCTTATGCGGCAGGCCTTCAATGCCCTATATATGGGTATGGAAAGAGGGTTCACACGCTCTGAACTTGAAGATATCGTCAAAGGGATAACCGAGAGTTACAGCGAAACCGGTATAGCCATAGAGATATACCGTGGAAAACCCGTCGAAAAGCAGTTTGGCGAGATAGCCGAACCCCAGCCGGATAACGCTGTGAGCACTGCGATGCAAACGGGCAGATCCACCAGTATAAACAGGAACAATCTTATAGTTGAGGTACTCCCCGTTAAGGCAGAGCAGGAGTGCCTTGTCTGCCATAACGATGCCGAGGTCGGCGATGTCCTCGGAGTAATCCGCACCGAGCAGAGCCTTGAGAGCCTTAATAAGGAAGCGATGGAAAACTTCTTCTTCGTCCTCCTGGCCGTTCTTCCACTCCCTCTCATAGCGGGAATCGCTTCCTCCTGGGTTCTGAATAATAAAATACACAGTTCCATCAATACATTCCACAACGCAATAAAGAGCATCTCCTCCATGGAGGACTTCGAAAATCTCAAGCTTAAGAACGATAGCGAGGGCTTTAAGGAGATAAACCTCATAATGGATCAGCTTGAGGTGCTTGCCAAACGTCTTCGAAGCATTGCAACCGATAAAACCCTCCTGCAGTTCCAGATAAGGCTCATGGAGAAGCTGGTGATAACGGCGGAATCTATCTCCGACTGGGAGGGGTACATCAAGGAGCTTATGAAGGAGCTGAACGAAGTAGTTGAGATTTCGGCTCTTTTCGCCGCATTCAAGCATGGGGACGGGTATGAACTGAACGTGTTCTGGATGAAAAACCCCACCCGTGAGCTTCGCACGAACCTTGAGGAGTCCATATACGAGGTATGTATCCGAAAGGAGCTTATAGAGCAGCTTAAGGATAAAACCATACGGCATCACGTCGTTGAGATATCCGAAAACATGCCCTATGCCGACAAGGGAACTATTGTAAAACAGCTCAGCACCCAGTCATTCATAGAAGAAAGGGTCGGAAACATTATCGGAGCTGGAATATACAGCCCCCTAATAGAAAACCACGACCGTGCCCTTATCATAGAAAGCACACTCAGCACACTTATGAACGTAATCGGCTCAGTAAGGGCTATCAACAGTTACACGAGGGATGTCGAGTTTTACGCCACAAGGGATCCCCTCACCAATCTACACAACCAGAGGATGTTCTGGGATCTCCTCCGTGCGGAAACGAAGCGTGCGGAGAGGCATGGAACATGTTTCTCCCTCGTAGTTATAGATTTTGACAACTTCAAGCTCATCAATGATGTTTACGGCCATGCCTTCGGAGACAAACTCCTCCAGCAGTTTGCTGAAACCCTAAGAAGCTGCAGCCGTGAAGAGGACATAATGGCTAGGTACGGGGGCGACGAGTTCACGCTGATGCTCCCAGAAACCGACAGTGATCAGGCCTACACCGTTGTAAAAAGACTAAAGGAGAGCCTGGACACCGTCTCGGTAACTGCCCCGGACGGGAAGCATATCAAGGCTACTACCTCCATCGGTATCGCCTCATACCCCTCCCACGCAGGTGAGGATAAGAAGCTTTTCCTCGTTGCCAGCAATATGATGTACAAAGCAAAACGTGAGGGGAAAAACAGGATATCCATACCCACCGGCGATGATATTATGGATGCCCTCAAGCAGGAGGGTGAAAAGAACCAGATTATACTCGAAGCCCTTGAAAAGAATACACTAATACCCTATTTCCACCCGATTATGCTCCTTGGAGACATGAGCGTTCAGGTTCATGAGCTTCTTATGCGCATACCCGTGGGGGACAAGATTATGGCTGCGGGGGAGTTCATCGCCGATGCAGAGAGCATGGGCGTTATGCACAGGCTTGATATATGCCTTATGGAAAAGGCTTTTGTAAAAATAAATGAGTGCGGTTACAAGGGTCTGCTCTTCATAAACCTTTCACCCAAATCCCTTGTTATTGATGAATTCGTTCCCAACATCCTTGATCTTGTCAATAGGTATGAGATTGATAAATCCAAGATAGTATTTGAGATAACCGAGCGGGAAACAGTGCGCAACATCTCTTCTCTGCAGAAGTTTATTCTGGATCTCAAGAAGGAGGGCTTCATGTTCGCCATAGACGATTTCGGCTCCGGCTTCTCCTCCTTCCACTACGTTAAGATGTTCCCCATCGACTACATTAAGATCGAAGGTGATTTCATTAAAAACCTTCTAAACGATGAAGTTGATATGGCGTTTGTGAAGAGTGCGCTGACCCTGGCAAGGGAGCTTAATATCAAGACCGTGGCGGAGTTCGTGGAGAATGCTGAGATTCTGAAATCGCTCCACGATATGGGCGTTGACTACGCCCAGGGATTCTATATCGATAAACCGATGCCTGAACTCCTTGCCACGGGTACGGTAAAAAAGGAACTTTGCTGAATTAAGCCCTGTTCAGCCTATCCATAAGGTGTTCGTAGGTATCATAAACCGCTTCTGGGATACTCTCTCCGCTCTCCTCGCTCAACCTGAGCCCTTCGCTTAGAGCCGCTATAAGCCTCTGGTTTTCCGAGCCGGAGGGGGAAAGATCCTCTATAAGATCCATCAGCCTGTCCGATGTTTCCTCAACGCTGAAATACCCGCCGGATAGAACCTGTTCTGCGGCCCTGTCCATCTCCTCCTCCATGCTGAGCTCATCGCCATCGCCGAAGGAGAAGCCGTCCATATCCCCTGTTTCGAGCTCTTCGTAACGGTTCCATGCCTCTGCCTGCTCCAGGAACATGCGGGAAGTCTGCCCTGCGAGATCACGCAGGATATCCTTATCCCCCACAGCCATGGAGAGTAGTTCATCAAAGCCCGAGGCCTCGTCTGTTTTTTCCGGCTTCCTGTTCTCCTGTAAGGAGTCAGGTGTACTGTTAAGAGGGGGTATCCTCATATCCATAACACACCTCGTGTTCCATATCGGAAATACTGTCAAATTCCCCTGCCGCATTTATTAAGAGGGAGATCCCGAAACCGCGCCGAAACGGGCTTTTCCCCTGCGGCGATCGATCCTATCGACGATCACGGCGGTGATCTTTAAGGTTTTTTTAAAAAACTATTTCATTGAAAAAACAAACGATAAAAGCTATCATTGGCACACATTTAAACAAGGTATGAGGTATACAGATGAACATTCCCTCCGAGCTTAAAAACGTAAGCCTTTTTAGAGACATACAGATGGACAAGATCGAAAAGCTTGCCAAGAACCTCAAAACCAAGTCCTATGAAAAAGAGGAAACGGTTCTTTACAAGGGGGATCCGGGAACGGATCTCTGCATCGTGCTAAACGGCTCTTTCAGGGGTGTTCTCATAGATGAGGACGGGGACGAGATTCTGCTATACCGCTTCCGTAAGTACGATTTCTTCGGTGAGTTCAGTCTCATAGACCAAAAGGAAAGGGCCGGAAACATAATCGCCGATGAGGATTCAATCCTTCTTAAGATAGGGCGTGAGCCCTTTTTCCGTATGGTTCACGAGGAACCGAAGCTCGCCATAGCCATGATGTGCGTTCTGACAGAGAGACTACGCAAGGCGGATGAGCTCATAGAATCCCTGGCATTCCTCAACGTCAAAGACCGGATAATGAAACAGCTGTATGAGTTTGCCCTCGATTCCGGAGAGAAAGCGGGGCAGTATTACCGCATTCGCAAGTTCACCCATCAGGAGATATCCTCCATGATCGGCGCCTCAAGGGAATCGGTTACCAAATGTCTCAAGATTCTTAATATCGAAGGGATGATAAAGATCAAAGGTGATTCCTTCTACGTTAAGGAGCCTTGTCACCTTTACTGAACTTCTTCTCCTCAAAGTGCAGACAGCGTATGCCCGAGCTCTTAAAAACCTCCACAGAAGGCATCGCCTTTGACTTAAAGCCAAGCCTGTCACAGCCGTGGGGCATCTCCGGCTCCCATGTAACAAAGTAGTGTACGCATCTATAACAGTTTATCCTTTCCAATTTCGCACCCTTGAAGTCTGCTTAACACACATGTATATTATTTATTCGGATAACTAAAATCAAGGGGTAAGGAATGTTTGCAGAATACTGTGACAATATGCATAAAGCGGCAGCTGAAAAGCTTCCTGCAGAGATTGAAGAGGCCAAGGCAGAAGCGGAACAGCTCTGGCTAATGGAAAACAAGACGTACGACAACTTTATTAAACCTCTCG encodes:
- a CDS encoding GGDEF domain-containing protein, with translation MADERLDDVSSKLSTIIQSLLRRMADRKVSLTKENLHEFLYDDTAFRNLIDEIPCATDFGNKTEILEYLAPLKGYVHEQDINRVEKMLFDKQTPFDEVVVELLNLLSRHIFKTGDRMNKLNVIMEKLFTKLLSTQDKMTISLADNIRFVENDISSDRVILGEAKDIENLLDTDEGFDSIKESFDKFLKTYDSKVDTKQEHFEGLNKDLNDIESELEAYKHEVDKLKNHLQKYRTESITDHLTGLFNRKYLEIKLSEEAERFGRHGEPFCMVMLDIDDFKHINDTYGHLIGDQVLKHIARIVKESVRKTDFAFRYGGEEFTFMLLNANLENSCKIAEQIREKVESTNFAIKDNSFNVTVTMGVAQYQKDEEPESVLDRADKNLYAGKQSGKNKVIG
- a CDS encoding MBL fold metallo-hydrolase; the encoded protein is MIRFLGTRGTLPVSGSRYVKYGGNTPCLTAPVGDDRCIVIDGGTGLFQLNTHQNFKEYHIFLTHLHWDHIAGLPIFTPFYNENKTIFLYLEDKSTLHSKDFLKVLFNPPFFPIPRSMLKATIRINLIRGGHCFQFGNVKITSAEGNHPNGSLMYKIDDGERVTLFATDYEHGTDVDDFLVEFAYKCNNFIFDTTYLPEDYEGNRDGIPKEGWGHSTYVQGAEFAKRAKVENLILYHHNPDYDDVLLDEMNIRAKREFSSVICSRDGMVIR
- a CDS encoding ATP-binding protein, which produces MKKIACFINNSNFLERLRDFCEEERFELVDYMGSSFEYDVSIVVFITDELDKTKDSSLRDTPVCYIASEENSKLDDLMVVDGSFDHIQLRYLVDAVCHGGVLENCLPSVRPVHMDKVFHISNDIFNVERIVYILTKEFVYFLDFQSLEKIRIGLAEMLTNSIEHGNLNISGDDKLNATEEGTYYELINERLSDKTISGRKVIFTYSISSEGVRISLEDEGGGFDVDTIPDPTMQEGLLKLHGRGILITRMYFDEVNYNSSGTRVELIKRF
- a CDS encoding phosphomannomutase/phosphoglucomutase, whose amino-acid sequence is MISRTIFRDYDIRGKVPGDLSPEDAVLIANAFAHKLREEFGGRKCTLAVGMDVRPTSPELRDSAVKGILDAGCDALKLGVCPSPLTYFAAHYHKLDGYIMITGSHNPPEYNGIKLGSVNTVYHTDAILNLRNDIITLGHRKERFTGTQKSIDITKDYADWCEEHFRKLQSDISKLSRKPKVVLDAGNGAASRIAPEVFRRTGCDVVPLYCEEDGTFPNHHPDPTVDENLADAVKIMDKEDADFVAAYDGDADRIVIALPGGKVIRGDILLGIFARDLLRKEPGSAVVGDVKASDALYDMIADCGGRGIMWKSGHSMIKVKMGEEKALLAGETSAHIFFGDRYFGFDDAVYASLRFLEIYVNALSSGEVSDASGLLEGLTKYVNTPELRLECGEEEKVEITEKLKRVFTDESFQEWNGIREVNCVDGIRVRFERGWGLVRPSNTQAVIVFRFEALDEESLNNYIALFEKEAERRIV
- the ispG gene encoding flavodoxin-dependent (E)-4-hydroxy-3-methylbut-2-enyl-diphosphate synthase, producing MYKREETKQINVGGVAVGGGAPVSIQSMTNTDTRDAEATLKQIHALEDAGCEIIRVAVPDMEAAGRIRTIRDNIAIPLIADIHFDHKLALTSVENGADCIRINPGNIGSEEKVVRVLDACRANGSSIRIGVNSGSVEKELVKQYGVCAESLVISASRHVELFEKHGFTDFKVSLKGSNVPLSIEAYRQFAEQYPYPLHIGITEAGTLFSGTVKSSAGIGAILSLGIGDTLRVSLTGDPVQEVRVGWEILKSMGLRRRGPEVISCPTCGRAEIDLITLAENVQESLKEFRDYFTVAVMGCPVNGPGEAKEADYGIAGGKGQGLLFKKGNIISKVPEGRLLESLTDMLKAEGLS
- a CDS encoding putative bifunctional diguanylate cyclase/phosphodiesterase, whose translation is MKSIRHYVIAASILTSLLMFAGVYGLAAALYNRMLVNYAEETSNILMRQAFNALYMGMERGFTRSELEDIVKGITESYSETGIAIEIYRGKPVEKQFGEIAEPQPDNAVSTAMQTGRSTSINRNNLIVEVLPVKAEQECLVCHNDAEVGDVLGVIRTEQSLESLNKEAMENFFFVLLAVLPLPLIAGIASSWVLNNKIHSSINTFHNAIKSISSMEDFENLKLKNDSEGFKEINLIMDQLEVLAKRLRSIATDKTLLQFQIRLMEKLVITAESISDWEGYIKELMKELNEVVEISALFAAFKHGDGYELNVFWMKNPTRELRTNLEESIYEVCIRKELIEQLKDKTIRHHVVEISENMPYADKGTIVKQLSTQSFIEERVGNIIGAGIYSPLIENHDRALIIESTLSTLMNVIGSVRAINSYTRDVEFYATRDPLTNLHNQRMFWDLLRAETKRAERHGTCFSLVVIDFDNFKLINDVYGHAFGDKLLQQFAETLRSCSREEDIMARYGGDEFTLMLPETDSDQAYTVVKRLKESLDTVSVTAPDGKHIKATTSIGIASYPSHAGEDKKLFLVASNMMYKAKREGKNRISIPTGDDIMDALKQEGEKNQIILEALEKNTLIPYFHPIMLLGDMSVQVHELLMRIPVGDKIMAAGEFIADAESMGVMHRLDICLMEKAFVKINECGYKGLLFINLSPKSLVIDEFVPNILDLVNRYEIDKSKIVFEITERETVRNISSLQKFILDLKKEGFMFAIDDFGSGFSSFHYVKMFPIDYIKIEGDFIKNLLNDEVDMAFVKSALTLARELNIKTVAEFVENAEILKSLHDMGVDYAQGFYIDKPMPELLATGTVKKELC
- a CDS encoding Crp/Fnr family transcriptional regulator, whose protein sequence is MNIPSELKNVSLFRDIQMDKIEKLAKNLKTKSYEKEETVLYKGDPGTDLCIVLNGSFRGVLIDEDGDEILLYRFRKYDFFGEFSLIDQKERAGNIIADEDSILLKIGREPFFRMVHEEPKLAIAMMCVLTERLRKADELIESLAFLNVKDRIMKQLYEFALDSGEKAGQYYRIRKFTHQEISSMIGASRESVTKCLKILNIEGMIKIKGDSFYVKEPCHLY
- a CDS encoding uracil-DNA glycosylase, which codes for MERINCYRCVHYFVTWEPEMPHGCDRLGFKSKAMPSVEVFKSSGIRCLHFEEKKFSKGDKAP